In Calonectris borealis chromosome 8, bCalBor7.hap1.2, whole genome shotgun sequence, the genomic stretch GTCccagtttcaaaacaaaacctgctCCCTAAATACTTCAACTGCTCTGAGAAATGGACCTTTCCATCAGTTTCACAGCCCTCAGCGGGACCAGGAAATTAAGGAGACGTGCGATCCCTCTGCCCAGACCTGGGACCTGCCTCCTGAGACATTTTGGGACCTGCTCTCTTGAGTCATAATTTATCAATACCAAGATGCTTGGAATAAGTAATCGCTTAGCTCCTATACAAATAACCTCCGTAATTTGGAGATCAGCATCTTCCTTTCATCCAATAGTTATGCATAGTTTTTGTAGATGGGTCCTTGTCCCTCTCACTAGAATTGTAATGTGGCTGGATAATTTGAACCCTCAGCTCCCTCACTGAGCATACAGTTCTGGGAGTGCCAGCCAGAAGCATTGGAGCCAGATGAAATCCAAGAGAAGTATCTGCACAGCCGTCACACTCATTTGTAACatcctttcagaaaacaaaaggaaaacaagagagcTGGGACCTGCCAGACCCCGGCTCCAAGCAGGACACACTGcccagtccccatccccaacCAGTCAAACCAGCCAGTTCACCTCAAAGCCTGAGGAAGACGACCCCCCAGAAAACCAGGCCAAAACTGTAAAACTGGCACAGAATTTTGACCAAACCAGAGATTTCAGGAAGAAATACTTTCATTAAAACCATAAGAAAGAGTTTTCCCTCCAAATACAGTGGCTTTACTCATGGCTCACCATCAGCATCGAAACACTCACCACTGAAgcgctgggggaagggagaggaaataaaaaaaatactgatccATAATTTTCTTTAACCTGAAAGAGCTACACAATCACccaagaaaagcaacagaagtgTAAGTCCGTTTTCTCCATACTGTGGATATAATGCCACTATTGCTTTTCTTGCAATTATTCTTCTGAAGTTATCTGGATCAAAAGTGTCCAATAACCTGTTCAGAACTCATTACTAGCAGTAAGGTTGAAAACATTACTTTCATAATGATGCCTAAGAAAACTAATATACCTTTATTCATGCAGAAAAAAGTGATTCAAATACCAGGAGAACAGTAGAATAAAAGATCTTTCTATCACTGTTTCTTCCTTCCAAAAACTTAGTCTGCATGGGGCGGGGATGTGCGTGTACCTTTTCCTgctgaagaggaaagggaagagacatAGGATCTTTCAACTGCTAAGAAGCCAAAAGCTGGCTTCACAATTACAGCCAACAGAACTGGATTCCTCAGCAAGGAACTGAGTATTTTACTGTTTCACTGCTATCTTTGATAAGGTGAAATCTAAACACGTTCAGAGCACTGGTAGAAACAAAAGCTTCCTCCACATAGACTTGGCTCTGAAGTGAAGTCTATGTCACATGATACAGTTGTCACTTCATTTTACAAAGAACATTTTAGATTATCTCACTTCAGAATAACTCATTATTTCTTTGAAGTGTGCCATATCCACAGAACATGATATAAAAAGTCCAGCTGGTCATCTATTCAAGTTCTTATATACGCTATTTAGCAATAAATGGCACCTTTTAGAAAACAAGCACTGAACGGTTAtctattaatttgaaaatacagtattacAAAGCCACAGGCATTGCCAAAGCTCAGCAGGGCACAGCTGGTACTTCATCACTTAAACCACACACACAAGAAATCCCCATGTTCATTATGGTTGTAAAAGGGTGTTTTATTAGGAGGACAAGATATTGCATATTAAAGGGAAAGCATCAGATGGACAAGCAGTTGTATGCAAGGAGAAAATCTAAGTCTAAACTGACATTTCAGCatcagtttgtgtttttttcaggttttccagACAGAAAGAACCTGCTCAATAAACAGAGAACTAAAAGCAAGCTGATTTGAAGGTAGCATACTTTGCTCAATTTAAAAgtagcaaaagaaattaattttcttacttCCCATATTTAGTAATGGCATCaataacttaagaaaaaaaataaaatcttaagatTCAGACTTCAAAAAGTCCAGAActtatatttttgctttattaagaGTTGTAtctcttaataaaataaaactccagcttaaaaacctgaagaaaatgtttacatAATGCAAGAGAGAAAGTTTCACCTGCTTGTTTTTAACACCAGAAATTTATTTCCAGCTCATCCATTCACCCTCAACCTGTGGGCACCAggagtttattcatttttaactgctttatttcctctttcatgTTTCAAAGCATGATTTTTTATAGAGGTACTAAAGGCcacaaaagaaagcagcaatctttaaaaatacaagacTGGGCATGCAGGGTATCACACAAATTACAATACCCATGACCAGCTGCTCACTGTTTAAAAACTTCTCAGCTGTGCATACAAGCCCCTCTGCTGGGTAAACAAAGCAAGTAAGTTTCTCTGTTAGATTGAttctttcctttggttttgaaACAGATTCTGTAATCACTCTTCAGGGGCCACAGATCAGCCATTAGATCAAAACACACAGAACACTTAGTCTTAGACCATCTAGGCTTCTTCATGTGCCAGCAGAGCatttatataattattatatgGAAACTAACCtggattaaaattaatttctgcttttttttttttttccctcctctgcgTTACTTTTAACCTGGCTCAGTTCCTCAGACAATTCACTGTTTGGCTGACACTTGTGCTAGCACAGAGGGAAGGCAGTGCAGGGCAGCACCGCTGACTTCTGCCAGCTTAGCTGCTCAAGGAGCCAGTGTTAAATGTCTAGCGGGACTACTTCTAATTCTAGCAGGGAGAGAATGCCACCACTGCTGTTCGGACTAGTATTACTCTCTCCAGACTGGCAACAGAGATGCAGTTACAGCAACCATGCTGCGGACACCTGAAACAGAAATCGCGATGTGCTTCATGAAAGACTAAGCCACTAACAACTGCTCACTGCAAGCATAGTTTGGATCCTGTCAAGTGACCTGAATATAAAAGGTTTTGAATCTcaaaagtttttgaaaacattCCTCATAAGTCCCTGTGTAAATCTGGCAACTACATAAATTAACAGCTCCTAAACTGTGGTGCCAAAGCTATTGAACATGGCTTGCAGAACTGGTCTCATTTTTACAGTGTCTTCAATTTAAAGATTAGACATACATAGTTCCACAGTGGTTCACAAGAAATGTTGTGAATTGATGGCAGTTTGATCCTACCAAAAGTTCAGAAGCCACTGGTCTGAACCAAGATTTACTAACTTACTTCAAACAAACAAGctaacaaaaaacctccaaattctACAACACATCTATCACAAGAGGCGAGGACACAAACAGCTATTATGAGGTTACTGCTTCTGTTCTGCTCAGAGTATCCTCTGTTCACCCACAGTTCCTTCTTGACCATGAAGATAAAGCTGCCTTAATATACATAATAAAGttcttctctccagctgctgcctttCTGTCTTTTGTTAACAATTTCTGCACCTAATTCAAGCTCTCCTAAGCAGTAGTAGAGTTAGACTGGCATATCAGTTTCTCTGTTCCCTACAGAAGACCAACGAAACTTGTCTGTCTAGTTAACCATTACTTGTTACTGCTTGGGAAAAGCAACTTGTAGCAAGGAAACCACCACAATTGTCTACACAGTTGCGCAGCAAAAATAGAACCAAGActtttcaagaattttaaaacttaactgcttatgcaaatatttttcttcctcttcagtctaGCTACCAGTATCCCCCACTCAGCCACGAAGTGCAAATAAATCCCAAATGAGTTTCTGAAAGCTTGAAATAGGTAATGAAATAGCACATTTCTAGTTTTAAATAGAGTTCAAAgtaaaatcagttaaaaaaaaaaatctgtccacaAGTTAACATAAACAAGTaggtttctttctctctcaaacaAGAAGTCAGGATTTTGGATCAATACTTATATTCATATCATAattatgaaaaccaaaaaaaaaaaaaaatccctggtcATAGACTGAActacaagggttttttttagaaatctgCAGGTTCTGCTTTTCCATCAAGCTTCACAGGATAATGTACTCTCTTTGATCAGTTCCTGAAACGTTCGCTACCTGACATGTAACAATAAGCATATTTTCCCTTGGGTTTAAAAGGGATTCATTGAAGTCCTTCTTGTTAGGACACTAAAAGCAAGCAGCTGCTAAattcagaggaaaagagaatgaagaaCTCCCTTGCATTGTAAGCAATGCATATCATACTAGAGAATTCAACAGGTACAAAACCTCATTTTCTAGAAGTTAACCAAAAATAAGCCTGTTACCTCATATAATCATTTAAGCAACAGAAGCACTCTCTCTTTATTACGATGAGAAGAACTAGGGAACAGCCCGCAGGAAGAGGCCTCAGCTAGGAGCAGGCTGAGGAGGGGCAAAGCGCCTGCACAGACCAACGGGGCTCGCAGGTAACTGCGGAGGGAGCGTCGGTTTGGACCTCACCGGCTTCCCGACACCAGGACAAAGCTCCAGGAGGAGAGAACTCGCCCGGAGAAACTCATACAGCAAGAATGTGACGCCTGCTCCTtacacaaaacccagaaaaacttcGAGGAGCTGCCTCCTGCCATCTCATCGCATGAGCCTGCAAGACCCGGCCCCGCTGCGACCCTCCAGGCCCCCGGGTTGCACGGACAGGCCGAGAGCTGAGGAAAGgcctcgccccggccccgctgctcctCCGGCCCAGGGCTTCCTCCGGCCCAGGGCTTCCTCCGGCTTCCTGGGAAGCTTCCCGAAGGGGCCGGCGAGAGCTCCCTGCCCGAGCGGGCTGCCGGCAGCGCAGAGGAGGGAGGCATCGTCCACCCCGCCGCGAAGGCCGCCGGCCGCACGCCGCCGAGCGGGCCGCTCGGACGCCCCCTCCACCCGGACACCGCGCCCGGCGGGCAGGCGGCACCTCGCCGCGCCCAGGCAGAGAGGAGGCGCACGGCCCCGGTGCACTCCCGAGGGGCCCTGCCGGGAGGCGGCAGCcaggccgcccgcccccgcccgcctcgctccCTACAACACAGCGGGAGGCGAAGGGCGgcgggacccccctccccgctccccggggcctccTCTGCAACTTCAGGGCAACTTctccctccgccccccgcccGTCCCTTCCCCGGGCgagcggccgcccgccgccgcccggccccgccgctcaccCCCAGATGACATAGTTGGTCTTGACGTTCTTGGGCCAGGAGAACTCGCCGAAGATCACCTCGTCGCCCTTCACCACGATCTCCTTCTTCTGCGTGTTGTACTGCCGCAGCACGCTCAGCACGTCCGCCATCTTCGCTCCggagccgccggccgccgccgctccgctccggcccggcccctctGCCAGCCGCGCGAGGACCCCGCCGCCAGTTGCCAGGCCCCGGGCTGCCCGCCACGAACGCCtgagcggcggcgccgccgctgcAGCCTCCAGGGGGCGACGCCGAACCCGTTGCCATGGAGCGACGCGGTCCCGCCCTCAGGGCGGCACCCGCCTAGGTGAggctccgcccccgccgccgcggaggCGCCTCCCCCGGCCGGTCGGGGGAGCCGAGGGAAGCGCCCGCCGCCCTCACGGCGGCTGGGCCCTCGCTTCAGGCGAGGCCAGGGCGTCAGcgccggcagcggggagggggtcACGGGCGCCGCCGGCAGAGGCGCTCCCAGAGCCGCTGCCAACCGGCCCTTCCGCGCGCCGGGCACAGCCCCCCGCGCCGCGCGGCGGGAGCGTAAGGGCCGCggcgccgcccccggcccggcccagccgccCCGCGCGGCCGCTGCGGAAGCACCGGCACCGCCGGAGCGCCTGCCGGGGGGGACCGCATCCCGGCGAAGAGAGGTGACGGTGCCAGGCGGAAAGCGGCGCGCCTTCCCGACGTGGAAACCATTGGCGTTCGGGCAGCAGCTGGTGAACGGCAACACACCGAGCCGCCTCCCCTCTTCCCCGGCGCCCCGCCCGGTTCTGCGCAGCGGCGCACGGCGGGTGCTGCCCGGGAGAGCCCAGTAACGGCAACGCCCCAAGAAAAGAGCATGAAGCTCGCACCAGCTGCGCGCTCACCTCGCGCCGCAGGTTAGAGAGAAAATCTTCCGGAACCTGGACgtgaagggggagaaaaaagataaaagagaaaaatctctgctttatCACTgacaaaaatgcaatttaattctGACAAGAACAAGCCGTCAAAAGACCATAGCGAACAAGtaattaggaaaatatttattgcCTCTGCACCTGACGAAGAAAAAGTAGCCCCACCACCGAGCCAGTTACTTCACCCGGGTTTCCCAGAGTTCCGCTGACGCCTTTCGCTCACCGGAGCAACTGGGCGGCTGCAGCCGGCCGAGGCCCCCCTCTCAGGCGGGTTTTTGCTCTCTCGGTGTTCCAGGTTCATTCCTTCTGCTCGGGCACACAAAAAACTGAGGGTGtagcaccgcccagcacccccgggGGAATACCAGTCCAGGGGTTTTAGGCCTGGAAGAAAGCTCTCGGGATGGCTTATTCTGATCTTTGATGCTCAGAATTTTCTTAACACTTTTCAACATTGGCAGAAAACATTATCccattttaaatctgaaaaaggcaaaattgcatcatttttcttcctgtaagtAGCACGTACCAAGACCGACAAAACAGACTAGAAGTCAACAGCAGATAAAATTTCCTGTTCCGAAATGTTAGTGATGTCACCATTTGTGATATCACATTTGCACAGCATGCTGAATATTGTAACTATATTGATAACATTTCACATAGGGTATCGAAATAGTCTAATACATAAATATACTATAACACCTAGTAACATGCTGAATTATACCAATTActtccaatatttatttttcaactggTATAGAGTAACATTTATGTACTCAGGAGACAAAACCATGAATGTCCTCTGATAAGATTATTAACCATTATTTTTATCACTAAATCAGGACTTGATAAGAAACGTCAGAGAAACTATTTTCACATGGCATGAGAGTTTATCAGCTTTACCACAGGAGATTAGGCTAGAACATATCACCTGAAATGAGAAAGCATGTTACCATttagtgaaatgaaaatatatcacATAGGTACAATGTTTCAACTGCGTTTTATGACTAGTTTAATAGAGCTGTAGTCTAGCAGGTTACGCTGATGttttatgtgaaataaaaaataagttgcAAAAAAAGTTTGAGAATTTTACATCATAGGTAAGATCATTAAGATtaataacattaagaaaaattgtTCAAGTCGTATAATACAGGAGCAAGCTATACCATGCCTGAATACacagcattcatttttaatacaTATCCCCAAAACAGTACACATTAGCTGATTTCCTTgcactatttttaaaacataggATTGAGCACTAACAGTGATCCAGAGCACAACTCTGCAGAACTTATCGTCTCAACAAAGGGCAGAGAAGTTTCTGCAGTATTGAAATTCTTGTCTAGATGCCAGTGGGGAGGCTCAGAGGACATTCAATACGAACACCCCACCAAGGACATACGTATTTGACCAGCGACCCAGGCCCCATAGCAAGTTATATGGGGGTGAAGCCAGAGAATATTGCCGAACAGCTCTTACTAGGCagtctgaggaaagaaaaaaacagcacctCCACATAAAGTAAAACCTCCAAATTCGTTAATTCTTtaggaagagaaaattaattttctaggaGTCACTAAAAACATTCCACATATTACAGGATTAGTCAAACACACCGTAAGCATAACTTCCCAGATCCCAGGACGAGTTCATTATCCTTCAAGGCATTATTTGTTGTCTGGGAACGCTCCTGTCTCACGAGTAAATTTTTGACTGTTTGAGTAACTGCAACGCAGGAAAGAAACGTAAAGAAAACCAGGCAACAGAAATGCTGACACAGAagatttaaaattagtttttgaCACAGCAAAGGCACCGCCGAAACCTTAGCACCTGGGAGTCGGTCACAAGAGACAGGAgaccaccagcaccagcacccacagacccccgctcccccccgcggCAGGAGTCGCCTCGGGGCCTCCAGGAAAGCCACCTCACCTCCATCCCCCCTCCTAACCGCCATCCCGCTGACAGCAGCGCTTCGGAGCGTCTTTACCACCCCCACATCGCAGTTCCAGAAAGgtttttcctcagaaaaacagCCCGTCCCCACCTGTACCCTAACTGCTAACACCGCCGCGCCGCGGCTGCCAGGCGCCACCGCCCCCAGGGCCTGCCCCCGCACGGCGGGAGCCGCTCGCTCCGGACCGCCGCCCCTGGAGCTGGCTCTGCCGCCGCACCGCTCTCTTCTCCGCTCTGCGCCGCCTTCGCCCCCCACACCGCCGCTAGCAGGGCCCTCACCTGAGGGACCCGCCGCCGACGGGCGCGGCGGAACGGTGCCGCCCGCCACACGGCGCCTCAAGAcaccggcagcgcggcgggcagccccgcgctCCGCTGGGAGGCGGAACGGGGGCCTGCGAGAGGGGTCGGACCGCCGTGAGGACTGCGGAGATGCCCCGCCCCTTCCTCTTGGCGGCCATGGTCCTGCAGAGGGCGCTGCGCCGggtggcggcggggctgcggcgcgggtgggtccgtccgtccgtccgtccgtccgtccgtccgtcggTCGGTGGGTGGGTGGGTCGGTGCGGGGCACCCCTCAGCGCGGGGCCGGAGTGGGAGCTCTCCGCCGGCGCCGGGACCTTGGGCCTGGGTCGAGCCGGAGGGGACGGGGCCTGCTTTCTGTCTTCGTGCCCTTTGACCGCACGTCCTCGGGGGAGCGGTCCTccggggagcggagcggcaggtgccggggcggggggggcccggccggcaTCAGGACGTGCGGGCCTGGGAGCAGCACGTCTGCGGGGCAGCACGTCTGCGGGGCCCGCTCCTTTCATGAAAACGAGCGCGGTCCCTTCTGTTGGAGTCGGGTTGTGACGTTGAATACAGCCCGGTGTCAGATTCGACACTTGCATCTGCGTTATCATTGGGAAATAAAAAGTATGTATGTTGTAACGGCAGCCGGTTTGGTTATTCTTATAGTCTGCAACATCAatctctttattttcattttcctgcagGCACGTAGGAACTAGTATGACTGTGGGTATTGCAGCTGAAGTAAACTTATATGTAATAGAGAAATCACATtaaatgtttaaacaaaacagtACAAAGCCAACCTTTAATTTGTGAACTATAAAATGTGTCATTTGTTTGAAAGCTCGAATATctgactttaatttctttttagttttagaATGGGGAATAGTCTGCCTACTTCTGTAGGACTGTCTAATGATGCTGCTGTGAATCAAATACAGGTAACATTATTTATGCAATTCTTCAACATTTCTAAAAGCCATAGTTACTTAAAAGCTTTTCTGATTTATACAAAGAAATTCTGTAAATACTTCTGCATGTTGGACCTGATTATGTTTATTAAGTAATACTGGCAGCATTTTTTATCCACAGCCCTGGAACCTGATCTTCCTAGGCTGcatctgttttatattttttcagaCCTCTACTCAAATTCAGTACTGCTATCAATATTGGGGATTAAACCTTGTAAAATGACTGATAtcaagtaaagaaaatatttaaagagtaagttgttttttaaagtaaatttactGATACTAAATGACAGCCTGAAATCACCTTGAATTTACAGTAAAGTAATAGGGgtatttctttctcccactcaGAACCCTTTTTGTCACTCTGCTTGCTACCAGCCCATCCTGTTTGCCTTACAGACAGGGAAAGCTGTACTAAATAATTCAAGCAGATGCCAGACGGTAGGAGGTCTGTGGCTGCGGAGCAGAAGAGGGTTCAGGGTTGGCACCCTGCATGGCAGTCATACCACGTGCTCCACAACCATTCTGCTCAGTTTTGGAGTCAAGTGCAGGTCATACACAGCTTCATAGATGCCAGCAGTGCTTCTGGTAGAGATTGTTAATGCCAAGTCTCCTCTATTTGTCTGCTCCCACAAGATGATGATCATAGCATTCCTGAAAGTTAGACACTGCTAAGTTTTAACTGATTCCAGGTATTCTACCGAAAGAACAGAGCATACCTTTTACTGAAAACCCTAAGTGGAGCAGGAGAAGTCACTTTATCTTCCATGTAGTTCTGCAAACTGCTGAAGTTGCGCCTCACTGCCTACTGCACTTGTGCGCAGGTGCTCTTTGGGATCTGGCCAAGTGCAACTGCACTTTTTGAGGTCGAGAGTCTGACTTTCTTGGTAGTCAGGTAGGAAGCAGTTTTTATTCTGATGTGAAAGTATGGGATGCATCCCTGAAGGAGATCCTAGGCCACCATAGAGGTCTTCAGAACAAATGTGGGGTGTATATGTTTTGCACCCACTGTACAGGTGATGATATCTTCTTGACAGGTGCCTTGATAGAAGTCACTGTTCTGCTcgttgtttttaaagaaaaatagttcatTCCTCGCCTTAAGATTTTTGTGGCTCTAGATTAGAAGTAGGGAAGATTCAGAAGCTAAACAAGCTTGTCACTTTACCTTAAAAAACTGAGAATAAAGTAGTGTTTTGGAAGATTCTTCAGAAGTGGCCAGTCATTGCTGTAGCATGGCTGGGAACTCCTCAGTTGTCCCTGTTAAAAATACCTTAGAAAGCCTTTTACAGAGAGTAATTTTCCCGTATTTGTTACTATAATAGCAGATTTTTaacttctgtatttgttttcatgacTGTTAGATACTGTTAAAATACACTAACTTAAAAACAGAGCATGCTGACTTAAACATTCTTTTGAACACACAGGAGATTATTTCAGACAACTGTGTGGTGATTTTCTCTAAAACAACATGCTTCTACtgcaaaatggcaaaaaaacTTTTTGAGGGTATGAATGTAAATTATACAGCGGTAGAACTGGACATGAATACAAACGGAAGTCAGTTCCAAGACATTCTTGAACAGATGACTGGTGGCAGAACAGTAAGTATATTTTCTTACATGTAACAAGCAAAGTAACACTACACATGTTCCTCATGAGTTATGACCGTATcaagttcttcatttttttgagaCAAATGAACTTGGGATACAAGCTCCTAAACTAGAGACAAGGTACTGCAGAAGGGTTCTGAACCATCTTTTCTTCTTGAGACCCTCTGGCTCTCTCTCTGAGGTGATCTTTTCCATACTGCCACTAAGACAATTGAAGTATCAAAGTCAGTTTTCATTTGTATAGGTATACTTAATCCATTGTGTTTAACACTTATCTtgtaatttcttaattttatataGCCTCACTTGACTCACTTGACTCCTAGTGACTTTATCCCACTTTTGAGGGACATGTGAACAAAGTTTCCCATCTCTATAAATATTATGGAAATGTATGAGTTGTACAGTAATATTAAATATGCATATGTAAGAACATAACTGTTGTGTGTATACTACAGACCATGTGGGCTTGCTtaaattttttatcttttttccaagAAGTAACTaatgcaattttcattttcttgataGGTCCCAAGAGTGTTTGTCAACGGGACTTTCGTTGGAGGTGCTACAGAGACTCAAAGGCTTCATGAGGAAGGCAGACTGCTTCCATTAGTTCATCAGTGtcaagtgaaaagaaaatcctgaacaGCTTAGCTTAGTCTTCCTTTGTATAAACAGAATTTCAGACAAGTTAGAAGATCACAAAAATACACTGCATCAGCTGGACTCAACAAGTTCAAGCCATGGATTGCTGAATCATAGCTCATTCTCTGACACAGACTTTATGGACTTGGCAAGTTACTTGGTGTCCTTGCCTCAGCTTTACCACAGCCAAAATGGTGATAAAAAACATTACGTAACTCTTGGGGCTTTAAGTGTGAGATAGTGATGTCATTTTATTGCTATTACATCCTGATACTATGCTTCAGAGAAGTATAGACTGTACAAGAagaatcctgtattttttttgctgcaaatGAGTTTGCTTTCTAGCTTTGTTCCAACTGTTACAATAAATGGTCAGTTTAATTTAATGGttcctttaaatttaatttttctctgaaTGTCAAATTGTAATCATGAAGAAAGTATGAAGCAAAACAAGCCTGTAGTGATATTGCTGTATGCATGCCTGCCTCTCTTACATTTCAGTGTCTGATCACCCAGCTACCAAACTGTATGTCCAGTTGCTACAGAAAAGGGAGTAAGGATTCTTGCAGCTTTAGAGGGGTAGGTAATTGCTCTCATCTTCACTCTGCGTGTCATTCAAGAATATCCTCCTAGGGGAGCCAGACAGCTCGCTGTGACTAAACTGTGCAGCTACAAACTACGTTATGATCAGTCCAACGTTATTATGAAACTTAAGACCAAGTAAAATGGGTCTAATATGCATAGAGTTTATTTAGTACTTAAATTCTACAGTCAGAATGCAGTTTACTAGCGATTTTAACTTGCAGTTAAATGTCTAAAATTCAATAGTTTCAGTACAATGTACATCCAAAGCCAGACCAGGCAATGCCAAGACTCTTGGTTATTTCAAGAAAGTTCATATGCAAGTAGAAAATTATACCCCGTTCTTCAGTAAAAGGGACCATTACACTACTAAAGGTGCACAGTTTAGaataaaaacatcagtcaatGAATTTTTACTCACTTCTTTTGAGTAAGACTCCTGTTATTTCCACTACTTTCAGCACTGCATGCACCCAAACTACTTTTTCCGccacaagggaaaaaagcatcacATTTATCTTCACCTCCAGATAACTAGGACTGCAAGAGTACCATTTAAATTTGACAGCTTCATTTTTGTGATGCGGGTTTGAAATACGTTGAAACCGCATCATTTGTAGAAAGTCTTTAGTATACAGTTGCCCGCACTGTGCATCTTTAACATGTAATGAGCTAATTAAACACACTGgccttgtatttttattattgtggTTTACTATATTTTGCCAGTTTCATCACTGCCTTATTCAAATTTTGTTTACAAGGCCACACTCACCAAGGTAAACATGCACAAATGTGCATCTCTCCCCTAAATTTATACTttataaagcaatttattttgcaCATACAGTGGTAATCAagtattctttttctctgtgtagaATTCTTAGGCCAGTTATGTTTTCTCAGAAGGTTAACAATAATTTTGCACCTGAAAGCTGGTA encodes the following:
- the GLRX2 gene encoding glutaredoxin 2 isoform X4 gives rise to the protein MGNSLPTSVGLSNDAAVNQIQEIISDNCVVIFSKTTCFYCKMAKKLFEGMNVNYTAVELDMNTNGSQFQDILEQMTGGRTVPRVFVNGTFVGGATETQRLHEEGRLLPLVHQCQVKRKS
- the GLRX2 gene encoding glutaredoxin 2 isoform X3, giving the protein MPDGRRSVAAEQKRVQGWHPAWQSYHVLHNHSAQFWSQVQEIISDNCVVIFSKTTCFYCKMAKKLFEGMNVNYTAVELDMNTNGSQFQDILEQMTGGRTVPRVFVNGTFVGGATETQRLHEEGRLLPLVHQCQVKRKS
- the GLRX2 gene encoding glutaredoxin 2 isoform X2, with the translated sequence MVLQRALRRVAAGLRRGFRMGNSLPTSVGLSNDAAVNQIQEIISDNCVVIFSKTTCFYCKMAKKLFEGMNVNYTAVELDMNTNGSQFQDILEQMTGGRTVPRVFVNGTFVGGATETQRLHEEGRLLPLVHQCQVKRKS
- the GLRX2 gene encoding glutaredoxin 2 isoform X1, with translation MVLQRALRRVAAGLRRGWVRPMGNSLPTSVGLSNDAAVNQIQEIISDNCVVIFSKTTCFYCKMAKKLFEGMNVNYTAVELDMNTNGSQFQDILEQMTGGRTVPRVFVNGTFVGGATETQRLHEEGRLLPLVHQCQVKRKS